The following nucleotide sequence is from Stigmatopora argus isolate UIUO_Sarg chromosome 18, RoL_Sarg_1.0, whole genome shotgun sequence.
AAACTAAATTGTTATAACTATTAGGGTTTTTAAGGTGTACACATGGATGTGGTGTTTGTCACTACAATAAACACGAGACAAGTCGCCTGCAAGTTGTGTAAACAAGTCCTTGTTTGACTCTTTGGCATCCAACATAAACCTTGTGTGCATCAGTCCAAATACCAATGTAATTTCATTCTCTCTGACCAAACAAGATGGGCACTACTTCTAATCCGGTTTGCCTTATTGTTGTCCAATTGATGCAATTAATAAAGGCTTTGATTGACAAAGGGTGGCAAAACAAACATGTTTCTCTTACCTTATCCAAGCAGTTGATTTTCTCTGTAGGATAAACAGGTTTAGTGCATCTCCCACATGGTGGGTTCATTTTTCCAGACCCAAGCCCCCCAAAAACACTCAATTATTGTATAGTTGATACAGTGTTGATGATGCGGGCAGTTGAATGGACTGAGCCTTTCCCATGAGTTTTAAATACATTCACGTGACGTCACAAGTGGGCGGAGTCGGTATTAAAATTACAGATTTAACATCTTTAAAAGTTGGAAACAAAATTGATAGGTAGGTTCATTGTTGGGGCTAGAATCAGAAGGTTTATGTCGATGCCATCAGGTGAAGTCACAGATATTTGATTATGTAGATTGTTGCATTACAGTTTATTACTGTTCAGTGCAGCAATTGTAGTCAAATGGTGCTTTGGCGACACTTGCTGGATAGTTGTGGATATAAACATCCgcgttctattttttttctgtattttttagaGGGCGGCGGGACAATCTATACATGCAGATGTGGAAAGTGTACCTTCTGTGTTAATTGTAGTCAAGCATAAAACCATATATTGAACATGATTGTTTGTGTTGGTTTAAATCACAAAATTGTGTATTGCAGTGTAGCCaatgggggtatagctcagtggtagagcatttgactgcagatcaagaggtccccggttcaaatccgggtgccccctctttttttctatttttcatttttttccgctTAACATTTGATGTTACATATTCCAGGCAGATTGTCTCTGTGTGGTGCCAGGTTTCCAAAAGTGATAATGGGAAGGAATTGATATAATCTGTTAGAAATGGACAGCAGCTGTAAGCTTTCTGGAAGAatttttaataaacattttaattggaaaatgaaACCAGGGAAAGGATGACAATTTCCTATTGAGTTAGTTTTCTCGTTAGTGTCATGTACTGTAACAACATAAAATGTCTTTCTTTCCATCCAAAACATCAGACTAAAAAGACAGATGTGAAGTACTATAACACTAAATACGGTAGAATGAAGGTAGCATACAATGACATTTATTCTTGATTTGATGGATTTTTCTCCTTCTCATTCCATAGCTCATGAAATCTGACCTATGACCTCAAGGAAACATGGAGAAAAGCTCGAACGTTGGGTGAGTGGATTTTCCATTTTTCCATTCCTGCCCTCAGCAGCACTGTTCGGCCTCAATGAAACCTTCCTTCTCGTGGCCCGCAAGCTCCACTTCGCCATAGCCTGACGGATAGTCCTGGTTGCGAAACTTCATAGCGGGCCAGTAGTTGTTACTGCGTCGCTGCGTTAGAAATTGatggtcaaaaagaaaaaaatacaactcctCGTGACATGTTTTATGGGGCGTCCTTACCTGCATGAGGTAGAATGGCGGAGCCAACGTAGGGTGTGTGCTGATGTAGTACACGGCCAGCAAGGTCAAAACCACCACTAGGACGAGAGCCCCCACCACACCGGCGATAATGGCCACATTCTCAGTCATCCTGGTCTGCTCTGGAGGTTCTGGGTTTTAGGGTGTCATTACAGTCAAGCCCGGTTTATTGCGGGGAGATATGTTTCAAATTTTTTTCACAAGAACATTGTTTTTCCAGCTGTACTTTAAGATTACCAATAATCTTGCTAATCATTTCTGACTGACATGCTCAGAACTGTCTAGATGTCAATTTTGTTGGACAGCAGAGGGCATTGCTGGACAAAATGGTGCCACTTTACTCGCATGCAATAGCGGAAtgctgattttttggggggaccaGAGGCAAGAGAGGAAACAGTTGACCTATAGAAGCTCGAAAGAATAGATACATGGATGCCATGTGGTCCCTGCTTTTTATTAGTTGCCTATGCCAACTCACCCCTGGTGATTGCGTCGTGCAACTTGGCTGAAGAGGAAGTCGGAGCAGTTGACGAGTAGGAAAAGGAGAGCGTTGATTCCTCAGGCGACTCCGAGTAGTATTCTTCGCATGTGCCTTTAGCCTGAACACCACATCGTAAGGAGCATTGACATAGAAAGTGGGGATTTCAAAATGTCTCACCTCTTCAGGACAATTGTAATCGAGCCATTCTTGTCGAAGGCGGTCGATCCCATCTGAGCACCTGCGATGAAATCAAAAGCGGTGCAAGGAGTGACAGACACCTTCTTTGAGGGACTTGTCGGGTTGTACCTTTGAAGCGTGTTGCACCATCCGCATCCACTTGTCAAGTTGGAGCCTAGACATTGTTCACAGGATGTGTGCTGAAGACAAGCTGGAAAGTAAAAATAGATTTACAGGCTGGACAAAATGACAAACGCCCGCCATGTTTTATACTTACTGGGCAGTGGGGTGAACTCGAACGCCGATCCGCTGACGATCGTGCTGGTGTTGATTTCAACACGGTGATACTCGTAGATGGTCCTCTGCTTTGTATCTTCAAGGGAAACATtacatatttgtgtgtgttttactGTAAACACTTTTTAGTTGACGTCTAGCAATAGAAACCTTTCACCGACCTGCACCCTGTGCAGATGGCAGGTTTGCCATGAATGCGTCGGACATTCCCACTTTTACTGGATGCTCTGTGGAGTTTATCCTTTCCACCAGGAGTGGGATctgaacaacaaacaaaagccATTCTTCCGGATGCTAGAGTTGGGGAGAGTTGGAAAAACAAACTCACCTCTTTGTAATTAAACACCACAGTTCCGTTTCTGTGCAGAATGGTCTGGAACGTAAAAGATCCTTCGGCCTCTCGGTCCTTTAACCGCACTTTGTCCCACTGGACCACAAACATGTAACCTGGACGCACCGGAATTCTCTCTTTTTCATTCTCCCTGTAGATTATGAAATGGTACGTTTTCTGCGCTTACCGTTATCCGAATACATCACGGTGGAGTTCATGGAGAAACTGGGGTCAAAGTTGGCCATGAGTGGAGCGATATACTGGGTCGCAGTCAGCATGCGGTGGGTAATCTCTCCCATGAAGATGAAACCTTGCGGCATAAGAATGCTCCTTTCAGTATTAGCCACGTAGGAATAAGATTGGTGAAGCTCGATCTATACATAACTATATATCTATGCATACCGTCAATTGAACCAAAGTGGTTAGtggaaacattttgaaaacaacTCGGTCCTCTGGGCATAGTCGAAACTCACCACCAGTCGCGATGGTGATTTGTCTCGAGTAGTGTCCAAAAAATGGGAAGTCAAAGGATAGCGCCACCCTCTGGAAGAAAGCGGAACATAATGAGCGCCATACCGCTAGGTGTGTTAacgcagtggttcccaaactatcttacctaacgccccccttcttgcttccagtagacccgcacgcccccccccccccctcccacttcctcttttgctcatgcgaaccaattttattttattgcatttatttcttagcattgttcaggaaaacagatctctgttaatagaaaacaggttggaccgttggagtgactgctataatcatattttgcatgtatttaatggcagatatttgttctttgattttattattcttataatctatttaaacattttttttagcagatgacttcacgccccccttgaattctcgttacgcctccctaggggggcgcgccccccagtttgggaaccactgtgtTAACGTATACTTGTGCGTCGCCCACCGCCGCCTGCCGGTGCGCGTTGGACAGGATGCCGTGGATTCGGACTTGGCTCTTGTGAAACGAATTCAAGTCCACCCACAAGTCTCGGGTACGCTCATCATCTGGCCCGAAACTTTGCCAGCTGTAGTATCGTTGGGAGTCTTCCTGCAAGACAAAGCGCAGCCCAATAAAAGCGATAGGAAGGAGTAAAGTACAGATACTTTGATTCTCGTTGTTTAAGGTGCTTGGGGTAttgtagtcatttttttctgcctatAACATTGTTGATATGCTCTGGCGTCAGAAATGTCAGCGAGCGATAAAAAGTGGAGCAGTTAAATGCAGCCTTGCTCCACATACAGGCAGCGACCCAGTTTTTGGCGCCGCATTGCCGTTTCCTGGAGGGGAGAGGGGCCTTCCTAGGTGAGGGGCATTCGTTGGCATTGCAGCTGCAGGCATAAATCGGCCCTCCCCGAAATGGGCCGCTGGCTGTCCAAAAGTCAGCGTTGTCCAAGTGAGTCATTGGTAATGGTTCGCATGTCAGCTGGCAAGACCTCTGCTCTCTTTTTCCATTTGGAACAAAGGGAGGAAAAGTACGACACTCTTGATGCAAgagactttgaaaaaaattataattctcAAGCCTGTCATGCCAAAAGCACGCAGGTAGCATTGTAAATCTTAACCGATGATGGTTTTAGACAGTTCGCGGCCAAAAGAAAGCTAGTTGTTTGAAAGATAATGGAAGAGAAGAAGGAAATTGGTCTTTGATTGCATGCAATTGTATGTACGGCCAATGCAGGTTGGATTTAAAACATTGCATAGCTCGCTCTTTGGAGTTTCTTGTCGGATTGGGTTAGCGAAGGTTTCTCACCACGATGTGGGTCATATTGTCAGGTAGAAAGGAGATGTCCAGTCGGCCCCCCTGCGGCGGCGGGGGCGCGCTGCGGGCGCCTCTTGGTCGCTCCAGGCTGGCCCTCAATAAGGTGGACATCTCTGGAGGCGTCCCTCTATCTGCAAAAGTATCACCTTTTCGATAGTTTGTATTTCAGCCGGAACCTGTAgtctttttctttataaaataagCCAAAAACGGTTAATACGTGATGTGTGTCAGGGTTGATTCTGCCTACGCTTTGTAATTATACGCAAAATCTCCCCGTAATCAAGTGACTTATTTCCTCCTCTGAAACCAATTTCATATTCCGAGTCGTCGCACAATCGCGTCAACGAGTCTCGACTAccgttttccattgagtcatgcGCTTGCTGCCGAATGCTTACTTCATCGGTTGCAACTACACCAAGGCAAATCGttacaaaattcatttttgttgCACATTTTCAGTCCTTTTTTATCTGTGAGTCCTGAGAATGAATTTTAATTCGTTTTACCACGATTCTATCTTTTAATTAGTGGATAAAAACGTGATCGTGAGACTTTAATGTAACATTGACACCCTTCGAAGGGTGTTGGTATATCTGTTTTTTATTGGCTTTCCTCGTTTGCTTTCCAAAGTTAACTTTTGAAGGTGGCGCTCTGAAGCCCTTAATTTATGCGTGGGTGTAGGTGTTTTTCACTCAGCGGAGTAATGATGAAGATTGTAAAACAATTTGGTAATTAGCATATGAGCAAATGTTTCCAGAGTTTACTCTTGCAAAAGCGTACTTATCTTAACCTTGGAGGTCAGCTTGCTTGCATTTGCGAGCTGATTGCATTTTACATTAATAACACTCTGCGCCACCAGTAGATTTTCTTGCAAAAGCCTGTGATACATTTGTTAATATGGACGCTCGATCTTTTTGCCAACAAGTTTTCGGCAATCATTGCGCTGTAATATCCAAGCTCCCACTGTTCTAACGATGTAATGTTGACTCTGAGGCTTGTCCGACTGCCCGCGGGGCCGCGGGGGCGGACGTCCGCTGAAAAACGGGGCTAAGTGAAGTTCAACAGTTGGGTCGGGCTTATGGGAACCTGGAAAACACGCGGAGGCCGCTTGCTACCGTGTGAAAATGGCAATAATGATGAAAAAGAACCTGAAATTTTCCCCATATCCACCTTGTTCTCGCTTTAAAACGTTCGGAAGTCATCAAATGCCGTTTCAGTTCGTAGCAATTCTTCGCTACTCCCGCTTCTCTGAATTGAACCCTTTTAGGGATTGCGCTCACTACAATGTATCTCAAACCGTTTAGCCTTTATAGAGCCTAAATATTATCTTTTTATAATCATGAATAATGTAATAAATGTGAATGGCTGCCGGTGGGTTAAcgaggaagtgacctgaaatggCTTTATAATTAACAGAAACTGATGACCGACCGGCCAaattccttttatttatttattttaatatgatTAACGATGTTTGATGAGTGGCCTGtaaggataaaataaacataatttgtgcatgaaaggttAAGGGCTAAAGACAGGTTGTTTTATGGTtgtgtttaaatgtgtttaGATTTGAATCTCAAGTGTAATATTTTATCAGTTTTTGCTGTTGATATTGAAAAAGTTACATTTCAGCTTTATTTTAGAGCCCCACAAGTGTTTTAAAGCGTGGAAGGAAAGACTTTGCCAAGTTTCTGGGAGAAAAGTTGATGTTCTTACAGGCTGTTTGGAAGCTCTCAAATTCAAGAATGAGGTTTGGAGGGGGCAGATTTTGAAAGCAATCTACAAAAAGATGTGCACCGTGATTTTTTTATAGGTTTGATTTCGCTAGGACATCAGCACATAGTCATTGTGTTGTTAAAAAGTGGGTGATCTGTGTTGTAAGGTGTCCAGAGGTGCTGTTGGCGTGGACTGAAGCCACAAAAACACCAGAGCAGCTAAAGTCGTAACGAGGACGATGATTTATCAGGATTTAGTTATCTGCTTTTGTTGCTTTTAACAACAGAGAACAGGGAATATCACACAACTGGTTTAGTTTACATTGACACGTTTTCCCGCTGGATGCCATTTTTCTCAGATTAAAAAATGTCTAGCTCTTCAGGCCAAAATGCAATCTGGCTGCGGAATGAATCATTTCATAACCTCGAGTAGAAATGTCCCAATtccgaaaaataaaaaaaatgctcctgACCCGCAGGGAAAGGTGCatgtaaagtggaaaaaaaattggcaaaGCATTGCTTTAATTGAACTATGGTGTAATAATTTGGGCTGGACAACTTGCTGGAAATGGAGGTAATGATCTGTGAAATTTGGAAAtcgttggcttttttttttaggtcatttaTTTGTACACTTTTGGCTTCGGACATGTGTCTGTCTTTGCCGAGACGCTCTAAGTTTGACATCAGGGGAGAACGCTGGTGACCTAATACTGCACTTGTATGGATCTGGCATGGGTTGTTTTGCAGTTTGTTGGAAAAGGACTCTCTCGAGGGTTGAATGCGTGACATTTTGTTGGCACGGGTGGCGATAGGAGCGCCGATGCTGGTAGGGATGTCGATGGTGGGGGATCGTCAGGGAGGCCAACGAAAGAAATTGGAGCATCACTGATTTGTTGGAGGAGGAGCAGTAGAAGAACAGGGACTGGCTAAAAATAAGGCATCTCCAAGGAGATCagaaatatatactgtatatacataaaCCCCCCCAGGTAGTCAAAAACACAACAGGATTGTTGACAAGTAGATGCTCAATTTAAGTGCAGTATTTAATTGAATAAATCACTTGAAAATTTACGGTGCTTTTGGCCATAGTTTTGAAAGTAGAGATTTAGAAATGAGGTTGTTTTATTGTTCGAGAGTAGATTTTAAGAGGTTTTGGTATTATGTTTTAAGCTTTTTGGATTAAGGTTCGGATGTGTAGTGTGAAGTTTAGGGTTAAGTGGCTTTTATATAATCCTAAGCTTTATtgagcaaaggaaaaaaaaaggttgacttTTTGTCAGTCTCTCACTTGAATCCCATCTGCTCAAAACATGTCCTCTTGTAAAGAATAATCTGGAACGGGGTCAACATCGGCACGGATGAAGGGCTTACCTTGGCGAGTCCACAGGGTCCCCAGCTGAGCCTGAAGGAGACAGACGAGGAGAAGCCCGCCGAGCTCCATCTCCGGCCGCCTGGTCGTCGCTCCCCGTTCGCTCCAACAGTCTTCCAATCGGCTCTGCCGTCCCACGCGCTCACGTTCCCCGGCTTCGGCCAAGGTTTTCGTTACCTCCGCTCGGTTCTCCGGTCCCTCAGGGGAACATCTGGGATGACGGCTCCATGACAGCGGGAGAGTTGACAAAACAGCTCGAGTGAGGAGACTCtcattcctctctctctctctctttttttctctctctctctcttgcctcACAGCTCTCCCTTACTCTCTCGCTTGATGTTTTTGCGAGAAGATAAAtacttttttccctctctcaTTCAGAGAGAATCGGGCCAATTCAAGAGAAATTTCGGAGGGCTCTAAACCCCACCCCCTCTTGTGTGAAGCAAAACAAACGGGAAGACATTTTGGAAGTAAACATGTTTTGCTGAAGCCAAAACACCACATGGACTGTGATGGAGACCACCTGTTAACCGTAACGCATCAAAGATAATAGTGGAGGGCAATCACAGTAATGTGAAAGTAATAGAATTAGGCCAAATAGCAGTTTTTTTCCAGTCACGGATTATTTTATTGCATGGTGGATATTGAACGGCCTTATGAAAATAAGGCTCATATAAAAGATTGAAAGGAAACGAACAAGAAGCAAAACCCATTCTTGACTGTAAATCCCTCTACATTCATTacttttctctcttaaaactcGGACTCggttcatttttaaacattttagctcGTTTACGAGACAATACGTTAGTCACTTTCTGGCaatattcagtttattttaatttgatgtttATCTGTCATCTTTACTGATTTATATCGTTATGTActttatttcttttgtaaatactgGACTAGTAAATACTGATAGTAATATCCATTGgatggccacccattcagggtgtcccatgtcTGGTacccatagttgactgggataggctccagcacccacgtgGGAATAAgcgatatggaaaatgaatgatagtAATTTCCAATGCTATTTTATAGGCACCCGTACTACCTTGTACACATGAGCACATACTGGGTCAATACCGGAAAATTACCGGATTTCCAGCCATGCCTGAAATGCGATAAGGCCCTGAGAGTGTCCAGTATTTTTTTGATGTGGTCACCAAGACTCTGGATCGTGCAATattaaatatctcattttgGTGCCTTACTGCAAGTGTCGCAAATGTCATCCAAATGCGATTTCATGGGAAAACAATGTCTGGGGATTTCTGTTGACTTTGACAGTTGTCACAGCTTTGATGGATGTTTTTGCTGATTGGTGACGGACTTACTGCACCACGTGAACTTCGCCTTCTCACTGTCTCCTTCGCAGCGTTCTTGGCACTTGGGAAAGACGCGGGGCTGTTTTCCATTACGGCGGGAGTCACACTCTCCTTTCTTGTCCCAATTGGAAACAGGCTATCAAGAAGATGAAATTGACAGAGACAAAAGACAGCTACCACATGTGTAACTTAAAAAAGAGACAGGTTAGTTACATGAAAGATCTCTGACGCTAATGTCAAGGCTCACCTTTAATATTTTCTGCGAGCGTCTCATGTGGTTTTCCGCATTCGTCAGCGTGAGGCAAGTCAAAACGAAGAAGGTACCGATGGCAAATGGACAAAACCGATTTATGATGTTTACCCTGCAGACATCTTGAGCTTCTTTTTTAATGACTCATCTGAAGAGAATCACGCTTGTCAACAAAGAgaatggaagcaaaacaacgAGGCTTGTATTGCCCAAAAGTGTGCTAGTAaaaagttttaatattttcaagaGAAGTTAGTAGTTTCCCAATCGCTATGGTAAGTAATGTGCTTCAGTGGCTCTCTTTGCCTCTCACTGATGATTTGAACTTGCATGGTTTGACCCAATTTCGTATTCCAACTCATCACTTGATAAAGACAACGAGTCTCCGCTACTGTTTTACATTGTGTCAGTTCCCCTTTGCAATCCTTACCTTCCATTACGCCATTAGTTTAAACTATCCAGAGGCAACCCAGTacctaaattatttttattgtacaatttcaatacttatggatctgtgtgagtctttATAATGTATTCTATCCTAAAATTAGTATGTAAGAGCTCATGATTGTGGGTCAAAAACAATTGCGCTTTTACTCTAAACAGCAGAACCATGTCCAAATGTGCATTGTTTTGATTCACAGGGCGGATAAGTGGGGGCAAAACTTCTCTCACCCCCCTGCTTTGCCCCGTAATGGTCAGTATTCATGCTGCCCTGCAGGGGGTCAAGGTCCATTACAATGGGCAAAGATCACCCTGCCccgaaggttttttttttccgaactCCCTCCCAGTTGCGTCGCCTCGCTGCCATGTTGATTGCGAGAATGGAGCGCGTT
It contains:
- the plxdc1 gene encoding plexin domain-containing protein 1; its protein translation is MELGGLLLVCLLQAQLGTLWTRQDRGTPPEMSTLLRASLERPRGARSAPPPPQGGRLDISFLPDNMTHIVEDSQRYYSWQSFGPDDERTRDLWVDLNSFHKSQVRIHGILSNAHRQAARVALSFDFPFFGHYSRQITIATGGFIFMGEITHRMLTATQYIAPLMANFDPSFSMNSTVMYSDNGYMFVVQWDKVRLKDREAEGSFTFQTILHRNGTVVFNYKEIPLLVERINSTEHPVKVGMSDAFMANLPSAQGADTKQRTIYEYHRVEINTSTIVSGSAFEFTPLPTCLQHTSCEQCLGSNLTSGCGWCNTLQRCSDGIDRLRQEWLDYNCPEEAKGTCEEYYSESPEESTLSFSYSSTAPTSSSAKLHDAITREPPEQTRMTENVAIIAGVVGALVLVVVLTLLAVYYISTHPTLAPPFYLMQRRSNNYWPAMKFRNQDYPSGYGEVELAGHEKEGFIEAEQCC